A stretch of DNA from Desulfovibrio sp. Huiquan2017:
GGGCCTGATGGTCCGCAGCCGTTTGCAGCTGGTCCCCGGCGGTCTCCAGAACGTCTTCGAGACCATCATCGGCGGGCTGGAGGACTTCGTCGTCGCCAACCTGGGCGAGGAAGGCCGTCAGTTCATGCCGCTCCTGTGTACCATTTTCATTTTTATCCTGGGCATGAACTGGCTCGGGCTGATCCCGGGCTGCGACGCGCCTACCGCGAACATCAACACGCCGGCGGCCATGGCCATCATCGTGTTCTGTTTCTACCAGTTCACCGGCATCAAGAAATGGGGCTTCGGCTACATCAAGCACTTCATGGGCCCGGTCGGGTTCCTGGCTCCGCTCATGCTCATCCTTGAGCCGATCTCCCACCTTGCCCGCCCGCTCAGCCTGACGCTTCGTCTCTTCGGCAACATCCGCGGCGAGGAAATCGTCCTGATCCTGATGTTCTTCCTGGCGCCGATCCTCGGCTCCCTGCCGATGTACTTCCTGTTCGTCCTGGCGAAGACCATCCAGGCGTTCATCTTCTTCATGCTGACCATGCTCTACCTGCAAGGCGCCATCGAGCACGCGCACTAGGAGCGGTCCGCCAATCTTGGGGAAATGGTCCTTGGACCAAAACAATATTATGCAATCCATTTGGAGGATTCACATGAAAATCGCGAAGATTCTGTTCACCACCCTGGCTATGGTTCTGGTTGCTTCCGTTGCCTTCGCCGCTGAAGGCGCCGATCCGGTCATGTCCGCCAAGGCCTACGCCACCGCCATCGGCATGGGCATCGCCGCCGGTCTGTGCGGTATCGGCCAGGGCATGGGCGTGAAGGGTGCTTGCGAAGGCATCGCCCGCAACCCCGAAGCCGGTGGTCAGCTGTCCACCACCCTGATTCTGGGCCTGGCCTTCATCGAGTCTCTGGCCATTTACGCCCTGGTTGTTAACCTGATCCTGCTCTTCGTGGTCTAATTTCAGGTTTACGAAAGCTTTTGAAGGGGAGGCTTCGGCCTCCCTTTTTCAGCCTCTTTCATGTTAAGAATTTCACATGGCTAGGCCGATCTTGACCGGAAAGAGCTCTAAGATATGAAAAGCGAACACATCCCCAAAGCGACCATCGGACGGCTTGCCGTCTACATCCAGGTCCTCGAAAACCTCCTGCGTGACGGCAACGAGGTTATCTCTTCCGAGCGCCTGGCTCGCGCCTGCTCCGTCAATTCCTCCCAGATTCGAAAGGATCTGGCGTACTTTGGTGAATTCGGCGTCCGTGGCGTAGGATACTACGTCCAGGAGCTGATCACCTCCATCAAGCAGTCGCTGGGCATCGACCGGCAGTGGAAATGCGCCTTGATCGGCGTGGGCAACATGGGCAGCGCCCTGCTGCGCCATCACGATTTCGAGAAGCGCGGGTTCAAGATCTGCGCCGCCTTCGATTGCGATCCGGACAAGATCGGGCTTGAATTCGAAGGCATGGAGATCGTCTGCCCCACGCACCTCAAGGAGCAGGCCCCGGAATTGGGCCTTGAAATCGGCATTATCGCCACCCCCCCGGATCGGGCGCAACGCGCGGCCAACCACCTCGTGGAGGCCAACATCCGGGGTATCATCAACTTCGCCCCGTCCAGGATCAACGTGCCCAAGCACATCCCCGTGGAGTACGTTGATTTCTTCGACCACCTGTATTCCATTGCGTTCCAGATAACCCTCGGCAGCGATTAGGACAGGCGCGCACCTGTCCCGAGGGTCGCCTTCGTTTCCTTCGAAGGTCAGCCGTTACGCTTGCGGCGCGGTTCGGGAGACTGCCGAATCGTGCGGCTTTTTGTCGTTTTGCGGAAGAGCCCGCCGTGCGCATGGAACAGAAAGGCCGCCCCCGGGGGCGGCCTTTTCGTCTTTTCCCGAGGGGAGGGAGCGGCTAGGCGGTCCGCTTTCTGACCTTCAGGTTCATGAACTCCACGAACAGCGAGAACGCCATGGCGAAATAGATGTACCCGCGATCAATGTGCTTGTGCATGCCCTCGGCCATGAGGAAAATGCCGACCAGCAGCAGGAAGGAGAAGGCGAGCATCTGCACCGTGGGATGGGCGGACACGAACGCCGAAACCGGCCCGGCGAACCACAGCATGACCCCCACGGCAATGACGATGGCCGCGATCATGACCGTGAGGTGCTGGGCCATGCCCACGGCGGTGATGACCGAGTCCAGGGAAAAGACCACGTCGAGCAGCAGGATCTGAATGACGGCCCCGGCATAGGAGCGGACGGCCCGGTCCGTCCCCTCGCCCGGAGGCGGTCCTTCCAGCTTATCGTGGATTTCGTGGGTGGCCTTGGCCAGCAGGAATAGCCCGCCGGTCAGCAGAACCACGTCGCGGCCCGAGACCACATGCCCGAGCAGGGTGAACAGCGGCGCGGTCAGCCCCATGATGGCCGAGATGGCCAACAACAGGGCGATGCGGGTGACCATGGCCAGCCCGATGCCCAGCCGCCTGGCCGCGTCCCGCGAGGCTGCGGGCAGCTTGTTGGTGACCACCACCACGAAGACGATGTTGTCGATGCCGAGCACGATCTCCAGCCCGGCCAGGGTGACCAGGGCGATACCGTTTTCCAGGGTCCACAGTCCTTCGAACATGCCGTTTCCTCGGTCTGGGGTTTTGATGGGGCCAGTATGAAGGAAGCCCGGCGCGGAATCAATCGGCCGGTGTCGAAGCCGCGTACAGCCCGACCCATCCGTCCATGAAGGTACGCTCCAGCCGGGCGGTCAGCCCGGCGCGGCCCAGGAGGGGGAGTGCGCCGCCGTCGGCCATGTAGTCGAGGAACCGGGCGTGGTGTTCGCGTCCGGCCAGTCGTTCGACCATGCGGATGGCCCGGCCCGTGAGCCAGGACTGGTTCGGGCCCGCCGAGATGTAGTCGGCCACGAGGACGAGCCCGCCCGGTTGAATCATGCGGCGGGCCTCGGTCAGGATGGCCCGGGCCGTGAGCAGGGGCTTCTCGTGCAGGGCGAAGCTGATGGATACGGCGTTGAAGCCGTGGTCCGGCAGGGGCAGGGCCGCGGCATCGGCCAGGATGTAGGTCGCGCCGGGCCGCTTGCGCCCGGCCACGGCGAGCATGTGCGGGGAGAGGTCCACGCCGGTCACGGACAAGCCCAGAGCGAGGGCTTGCCGGGCCAGGAGCCCGGTGCCGCAGCACAGGTCCAGGATGTTTCCGCCCGCCTTGGCCAGCCGTTCGGCCATGGCCTGGTGGATGGGGCGCAGGGGCGCGCCGACCAGGGGATCGTACAGGGTGGCGATGCGGCCGTATTCATCCATGGGATCAATCTCCGGCCGTCGAGAGAATGTGCCGGATTCGGTCCTCGGGAAGCCCATGTCGGGTATAGATGGCCGCCAGTTCCCCGGATTTGGCCATCTCGCCCATGCGCCGGTCGAAGATGTCCCGCAGGCGGATTCCCTCGGACGTGGGCGCGAAAAGCGGGACCACGTCCATGCTCATGAACCGGGAAAAACCGAATTCGGTCGATGGCAGGCCGGATTTGCGCACGGCGTCTTTGAGCATGGTTTCTTCGCCGACGACATAGCGGACGCGTCCCCGGTCGAGCATGTGGATGGCCGAGGTTCTGTCATACGTGGTCTGGGGTCGAATCCGCACCGGCAGCAGCCGCTGGAAGTCGTGGCCGTACAGGTGGGCGACTTTTTGGCCCGCCAGGTCGTGAAGGCCGGAAAATCCCCGGGCAGAGACATAGACCACGGCCAGGTCGTAGGCGATGATGACCGATCGGGCCTGGCCTGCCCCTTCCGGTGTGCCTTTGGAAGTCAGCGTGCATTGGATGCTCCCCCTGGACAGTTCATCGCGGGCGCGGAGGTAGGGAATGTCCCGGTGGATCAGGTCGTAGCCAGCCGGGGCCAGGGCGGCCCGGAGCACTTCGGTGACGAAGCCGGTGTTGTCGTTGCGCACGGCGTCCCCGGACTCGGGCATGCCGAATACGCAGACGGGCACGGGCGACCAGTCGTCCTCGGGCGCGATGGGGGCCGTGGCGCCTGCGCGGGCGGGATGCGCGGACAGGAGCAGGGCGAACAGTGCGGCGGCAAGTATTCGTAGGGGGGGCATGGTACGAAGCATAGCATCCCCGGGAGATCAAGTCATCCATCTTGCCCGGTGCCGGATTGAGACCAGGGTGCCCCCATTGGACTGCGTTTCGGCAACTGTGCTAGTCTCCGATCCACAGGGGGGAAGGCATGAAATTCACCGGGGTCAATCTGCTCGACGAACTGGACCGGCCCGAGCTGGCCGATCTGCGATCGGTTTTCCGCAAGCGCACCTTTGCCAAGAACACCGTCATCTTTCGGCCGGACGAGGGCGAGGATCTGGTCTTTGTGGTCGCCTCGGGCCGCATCCGGGTCTATCTGGCCTATGAGGACAAGGAGTTCACCCTGGCCATCCTCAACCCCGGCGATCCCTATTCGACCCACTCCGGCTGCTACATCCAGACCATGGAGGATGCGGAAATTCTGGTCACGGATGTGCGCTCGGTCAAGCGCTGCATGGCCGAAATCCCCCTGTTCACGCGGACCATGGTCCGCGTGTTGGGGCATATCCTGCGCAACTCCTTCTCGATTATCGGCGGTTTGGCCTTCAAGGATATCTACAACCGGCTCATGGATTTCATCCTGGCCGAGGCTCGGGCCTTGGGCGCACCGGAGAACGGCGGCTGCCTGCTCCGGCTGGACCTGACCATCGAGCAGCTCTCACGCCTCATGGGCGCCACGCGTCAGACCGTGTCCACCCTGCTCAACGACATGGAGCGGGCCGGACTGATGGAAAAACGCGGTCGCGGCGAATACTTCATCCACGACCTTGACGCTTTGGCCAAGGCCGCTGGCGGAGATTCGGAACGATCAGGCAAACCAGTCGGTTAACCGGTCGTAAACCTGGGGGCTGACGGTGAATCCGTCGCTGCCCGCCGGGAAATCGCCCCGCCAGAACCGGGCGCGGGTATTGATCGTCCGGATAACGTCTTTCGCCTTTGTCTCCGAGAGGTTGAGTTCGCTCACGATGTCGGAGACCGTAAAACGGAAGGGGGATTCATCGTTTGAATATCCCTGCCGGATGAAGTCCAGAACGCCTTTGATGTCATTGTATTTTGCCATGTCGTCTCCTGGGTTCGTTTCGTGATCGATCTGTCTGTTTCTTTTTTTCTTCCTTCTATCGTTATATGTATGGACAGACTAAGTCATCCTGAAAATGCAAAATTTTGGGAGTCGTCCCGTCGTCCACCGTGCCGCCACCCATCTTCTGAACGATTTTTCACTTGTTCAGCCGTTTTGTCCCGAAAAGGGGCTTTGAGGAGATATATTTCCAGTAAAACGGCAAAACATCCCCTTGTTTCCTGGCCGTTTTTCGGAAAACAGCCGTTTTTCCGCCTTATTTGTCGGCCAGCCGACATACGCCAACCGCGAGAATCGGTATTGTTGGTCGCAGTAGCCGCAAACTTAGTACACGGCCCGGGCGGGTTGCATTCATCAAGCCCGGCAAAAGGGATAGGAGGTACATCCATGGCAAAGGAACCGAGACCTATTGAAGAACTGACCATTTGGGACGACGCCAAGGCCATGCTCAGGAAGGCCCGCGCCGAAGGCATCCAGACCGTCCATGACCGGCTGGACAGGCAGACCCCGCATTGCAAATTCTGCGAGTTGGGGACCACCTGCCGCAACTGTACCATGGGCCCGTGCCGGGTCAGCGAGAAGAATCCGCTGGGCGTGTGCGGCGCCGACGCCGACGTCATCGTGGCCCGCAACTTCGGTCGGTTCGTGACCGGCGGCGCGGCCGGACATTCCGACCACGGGCGCGACCTGATCGAGGTCCTGGAGGCCATCGTCGAGGGCGAGACCAAAGATTACAAGATCACCGAGGAGAACAAGCTGCGGGCCATCGCCGGGGAAATCGGCATCGAGACTGACGGCCGCCCGACCATGGACGTGGCCCACGACGTCATGGAATGTTTCTTTGCGGACTTCGGTTCGCGCAAGAGGGAGGTCTCCTTCCTGTCCCGGGTGCCCCAGGTGCGTAAGGACAAGTGGGCGGCGCTCAAGATGACCCCGCGCGGCGTGGACCGCGAGATCGCCGAGATGATGCACCGCACTCACATGGGGTGCGACAACGACGCGCCCAACACCCTCATCCATGCGGCCCGCACGGCCCTGGCCGACGGCTGGGGCGGCTCCATGATCGGCACCGAACTGTCCGACGTCATCTTCGGCGTGCCCACGCCCAAGATGTCCACGGCCAATCTCGGGGTCATCAAGGCCGACAAGGTCAATCTGCTGGTCCATGGTCATAATCCCGTGGTCTCCGAGATGATCCTGGCCGCCGCCCGCGAGCCCGAACTGGTCAACCGCGCCAAGGAGCTGGGCGCGACCGGCATCAACGTGGCGGGCTTGTGCTGCACCGGCAACGAACTGCTCATGCGCCAGGGCATCCCCATGGCGGGCAACCATCTGATGACCGAACTGGCCATCATCACCGGGGCGGTGGAGGCCATCGTGGTCGATTACCAGTGCATCATGCCGTCCCTGGTCCAGATCTCCGGCTGCTACCACACCAAGTTTATCGACACCGCCAACAAGGCGCGTTTCACCGGGGCCATCCACTTCGACTTCCAGCCCAAGACCGCCATGGAGCAGGCCCGCGAGATCGTGTCCATCGCGGTGGAGGCGTTCGCCCAGCGTGATCCGGGCCGGGTGGACATCCCCTGCGAGCCCATTGAGATCATGACCGGCTTCTCCAACGAGGCGGTCACGGCCGCGCTTGGCGGCTCGCTGGACCCGTTGGTTCAGGCCATCGCCTCGGGCGACATCCGCGGCGCGGTGGGCATCGTTGGCTGCAATAATCCCAAGATCAAACAGGATTCCATGAACGTGAAGCTCGCTGAGGAGCTGATCAAGAAGGACATCCTTGTGCTCGTCACCGGCTGCGTGACCACGGCCGCGGGCAAGGCCGGGCTGCTCGTGCCCGACGCCATCGAAAAGGCCGGACCGGGCCTGAAAAAGGTCTGCGGCGCGCTGGGCATCCCGCCGGTCCTGCACTACGGCTCCTGCGTGGACAACGCCCGCATCCTCCAACTGTGCGCGGCCCTGGCCAATGCCCTGAACGTGGACATCTCGGACCTGCCCGTGGGCGCGTCCTCGCCCGAATGGTACTCCGAGAAAGCCGCCGCCATCGGCCTCTACGCCGTGGCCTCGGGCATCTACACGCACCTGGGCCATCCGCCGAACATCCTCGGCTCCAAGGCCGTCACCGACCTGGCCGTGTCCGGACTCGAAGACTTGGTCGGCGCGACCTTCTTCATCGAAGGGGACATGGTCAAGGCCGCCGACATGTTCGACGAACGCATCAAAGCCAAGCGCAAAGGCCTCGGCCTGAGCGAGTAGAGGGAGGCCTCCGGCGGCCAGAGGGGAAACTTTTGCAAAAGTTTCCCCTCTGGACTCCCCTTCAAAACTTTTTGCAGGCGCATCCGCGCGTGCGAGGGTTGCGGCGGGGAGTGCCGGGGCACCCGATCTCTTGCTTCATCGTCAAGACGACAGGATTCTTTGCCGCTCCCGTATCCCCCTCGCGAAGCGACATAAAAAATTTAGGAAAGGAGAGGGGATGGGGGTCCGGGGGAAGGGGAGAGGGACAACCCTTTTCAAAGGGTTTCCCTCTCCCCTTCCCCGGCCGCCGGAGGCATCTCTCATGAAAATAGCGTTTGCAGGCAAGGGCGGCGTGGGCAAGACCTCGGTGTGCGCGTGGGTGGCGGACTGGCTGGCCCGTAGCGGCAGGAACGTGTGGCTGGTGGACGCGGACACGGCCTTGTCCCTGGGGCAGGCCTCGGGGCTTTCCCCCGCGGCGTTGCCCGAACCGCTTGTCCGGCGCGGTGATCTGGTGCGCGAACGCATTCACGCGGGCGGTTTCCTGAATCTGAATCCAGAGGTGGGCGACCTGCCCGAGGAACTGGCCGTGGACCTGCCGCTGGGCGGCGAGCCGATGCCGGGTGTGACGGCGGGACACAAGCGGCTGCTGGTCATGGGCGCGGTGACCAATGCGGGCGGCGGGTGCGCCTGTGACGCCAACGCGCTTTTGAAGGCGCTTCTCGCACACGTTGTCATGGACCGCGACGAGTGGGTCCTGGTGGATCTGGAGGCGGGCGTGGAGCATCTCGGACGCGGCACCGTGGCCCATGTGGACGGGCTGGTGGTGGTGTCGGAACCGAGCATGCGCAGTTTGCAGACCGGAGCCGAAGTGGGACGCATGGCCGCGGACTTGGGGCTGGATAACCAAGTGCTGGTGCTCAACCGGCACGGGGGTGGGGAGCCGCCCCGGCTGGACGGATTACCCGGGCGCTGGTTGGCCGTGCCGATGCTGGCCGGGCTGGCGGCGCGTCAGATGACGGACGGCTCCGTGCTCGGGCTGCCCGAGAGCGACAGGCTGGACGGCCTGGTGCGTGACCTGCTGCGTGACCTGCTGGAACACCTCGCAGGTTGACCCGCCGATCACCGGCGCGTGCGCCTGAGGGCCTCGTTTTATTCCATTTTTGTGGATATTTATAATTGCGTAAACCTATCATGGAGAGCATTTTTTAGGTTCAGAAGTGGGGGGATGTCGTGCAATGGTGAGAGTCCTGGAGGTGTTGGATGGGTTGGAAGGATTGTAAACTCTGTTTCAAATTCGCTGTGGGTTTTGGTTCGGTGTTGCTGTTGTTGGTGGTGCTCGGGGGCTGGTCGCTGTTCGGCATCAGCGGCATCGTCGGCAATGCGCGGGAGGTGATTACCGGGAACAAGCTTCGCGG
This window harbors:
- a CDS encoding ATP synthase F0 subunit C: MKIAKILFTTLAMVLVASVAFAAEGADPVMSAKAYATAIGMGIAAGLCGIGQGMGVKGACEGIARNPEAGGQLSTTLILGLAFIESLAIYALVVNLILLFVV
- a CDS encoding Crp/Fnr family transcriptional regulator translates to MKFTGVNLLDELDRPELADLRSVFRKRTFAKNTVIFRPDEGEDLVFVVASGRIRVYLAYEDKEFTLAILNPGDPYSTHSGCYIQTMEDAEILVTDVRSVKRCMAEIPLFTRTMVRVLGHILRNSFSIIGGLAFKDIYNRLMDFILAEARALGAPENGGCLLRLDLTIEQLSRLMGATRQTVSTLLNDMERAGLMEKRGRGEYFIHDLDALAKAAGGDSERSGKPVG
- a CDS encoding TerC family protein encodes the protein MFEGLWTLENGIALVTLAGLEIVLGIDNIVFVVVVTNKLPAASRDAARRLGIGLAMVTRIALLLAISAIMGLTAPLFTLLGHVVSGRDVVLLTGGLFLLAKATHEIHDKLEGPPPGEGTDRAVRSYAGAVIQILLLDVVFSLDSVITAVGMAQHLTVMIAAIVIAVGVMLWFAGPVSAFVSAHPTVQMLAFSFLLLVGIFLMAEGMHKHIDRGYIYFAMAFSLFVEFMNLKVRKRTA
- the atpB gene encoding F0F1 ATP synthase subunit A yields the protein MGFSGGLPHPLLYMDMLKSVGHWGAHVEQLLGVDSINHVLYMWLVMAIILCLGLMVRSRLQLVPGGLQNVFETIIGGLEDFVVANLGEEGRQFMPLLCTIFIFILGMNWLGLIPGCDAPTANINTPAAMAIIVFCFYQFTGIKKWGFGYIKHFMGPVGFLAPLMLILEPISHLARPLSLTLRLFGNIRGEEIVLILMFFLAPILGSLPMYFLFVLAKTIQAFIFFMLTMLYLQGAIEHAH
- a CDS encoding methyltransferase domain-containing protein, with product MDEYGRIATLYDPLVGAPLRPIHQAMAERLAKAGGNILDLCCGTGLLARQALALGLSVTGVDLSPHMLAVAGRKRPGATYILADAAALPLPDHGFNAVSISFALHEKPLLTARAILTEARRMIQPGGLVLVADYISAGPNQSWLTGRAIRMVERLAGREHHARFLDYMADGGALPLLGRAGLTARLERTFMDGWVGLYAASTPAD
- a CDS encoding transporter substrate-binding domain-containing protein; this translates as MLRTMPPLRILAAALFALLLSAHPARAGATAPIAPEDDWSPVPVCVFGMPESGDAVRNDNTGFVTEVLRAALAPAGYDLIHRDIPYLRARDELSRGSIQCTLTSKGTPEGAGQARSVIIAYDLAVVYVSARGFSGLHDLAGQKVAHLYGHDFQRLLPVRIRPQTTYDRTSAIHMLDRGRVRYVVGEETMLKDAVRKSGLPSTEFGFSRFMSMDVVPLFAPTSEGIRLRDIFDRRMGEMAKSGELAAIYTRHGLPEDRIRHILSTAGD
- a CDS encoding ArsA-related P-loop ATPase — translated: MKIAFAGKGGVGKTSVCAWVADWLARSGRNVWLVDADTALSLGQASGLSPAALPEPLVRRGDLVRERIHAGGFLNLNPEVGDLPEELAVDLPLGGEPMPGVTAGHKRLLVMGAVTNAGGGCACDANALLKALLAHVVMDRDEWVLVDLEAGVEHLGRGTVAHVDGLVVVSEPSMRSLQTGAEVGRMAADLGLDNQVLVLNRHGGGEPPRLDGLPGRWLAVPMLAGLAARQMTDGSVLGLPESDRLDGLVRDLLRDLLEHLAG
- the cooS gene encoding anaerobic carbon-monoxide dehydrogenase catalytic subunit gives rise to the protein MAKEPRPIEELTIWDDAKAMLRKARAEGIQTVHDRLDRQTPHCKFCELGTTCRNCTMGPCRVSEKNPLGVCGADADVIVARNFGRFVTGGAAGHSDHGRDLIEVLEAIVEGETKDYKITEENKLRAIAGEIGIETDGRPTMDVAHDVMECFFADFGSRKREVSFLSRVPQVRKDKWAALKMTPRGVDREIAEMMHRTHMGCDNDAPNTLIHAARTALADGWGGSMIGTELSDVIFGVPTPKMSTANLGVIKADKVNLLVHGHNPVVSEMILAAAREPELVNRAKELGATGINVAGLCCTGNELLMRQGIPMAGNHLMTELAIITGAVEAIVVDYQCIMPSLVQISGCYHTKFIDTANKARFTGAIHFDFQPKTAMEQAREIVSIAVEAFAQRDPGRVDIPCEPIEIMTGFSNEAVTAALGGSLDPLVQAIASGDIRGAVGIVGCNNPKIKQDSMNVKLAEELIKKDILVLVTGCVTTAAGKAGLLVPDAIEKAGPGLKKVCGALGIPPVLHYGSCVDNARILQLCAALANALNVDISDLPVGASSPEWYSEKAAAIGLYAVASGIYTHLGHPPNILGSKAVTDLAVSGLEDLVGATFFIEGDMVKAADMFDERIKAKRKGLGLSE
- a CDS encoding redox-sensing transcriptional repressor Rex, with product MKSEHIPKATIGRLAVYIQVLENLLRDGNEVISSERLARACSVNSSQIRKDLAYFGEFGVRGVGYYVQELITSIKQSLGIDRQWKCALIGVGNMGSALLRHHDFEKRGFKICAAFDCDPDKIGLEFEGMEIVCPTHLKEQAPELGLEIGIIATPPDRAQRAANHLVEANIRGIINFAPSRINVPKHIPVEYVDFFDHLYSIAFQITLGSD